Genomic window (Pseudomonas sp. L5B5):
AGCAGCCAGACATTCAGCGCCGGTATCGGTTGCCCATCGACCAGCAAGCGCTCCTTGCGATCCTGGGCCGCCACGGCCAGGAACGGCACCGGGTTGTCGCCATTGGGCTGGCGAAACAGGAAGGCACCTCGCCCTTGCTCGCGCTGCTCGGCTTGCAGGAACACGTGGTTGACCGCGCCAACCATGGCCTGGCTGGAGCGGAAGTTGGTGCCCAGGGTATGCAGGCGACCGCTGGTGGCCTGGCGCGCCCGCAGGTAGGTATAGATGTCGGCGCCACGAAAGGCATAGATCGCCTGCTTGGGGTCGCCGATCAGGAACAGGCCGGTCTGCGGGTCGTTGTCCTCGATGCGGTAGATGCTCTCGAAGATCCGGTACTGCACCGGGTCGGTGTCCTGGAACTCGTCGATCAGGGCTACCGGAAACTGCTCGCGGATCAGGCTGGCCAGGCGCTCGCCCCCTTCATTCTGCAAGGCCGTGTCAAGGCGCAGCAGCATGTCGTCGAAGCCCATCTCGGCACGACGGCGCTTCTCTTCTTCAAAGCGCGTCCCCACCCATTGCGCGGCATGTTGCAGCACCGCCGCATCCGGGCTGGGCAGGGCATCGAGGTTGGCCTTGAGCCCGGCCATGGCATCGAGGCCGGGGTGGCTGGGAGGCACGCCCTTCCAGGCTTCGCCCATGCCTTCGGGGGTCAGGCGGCTGAAACCGGTGCCGATATCCAGTTGCTCGAGACTCTCGTCCTCGGCCCACGCGCTGATCTTGTCGAACCAGGGCTCGAAATAGCGCGCCTGCATCTTGCGCCCATCAACACTTTTGCTCGCCACGCCTTGCAGGCAGATCTCGCGCAACTCCCCGGCCCATTGACGCCAGGGGGCCTTGATCTGCACCAGGGCCTCACGGCGCTCTTGCAGGCAAGCGTCGATCAGCTCGCCGGGCGTCTGCTCCAGGGGGCCGCGGCGCTCATTGCCGAACATCGCCCTGACCCGTGGCAGCAGCTCGGCCGGGCCGACCCAGTGGCTGCGCACCCAGTTCAGCGCATCGCCTTGCAAGGGGTAGCAGAACAACCGCCAGTAGTCGCGCAGGACCTGGCCCAACAGGTCGCTGTGGTCGGTCTCCAGGGTCTGGGTGAACAGGCTGCCGCTGTCGAAGGCGTGTTCACGCAGCATGCGCTGGCACCAACTGTGAATGGTCGAGACCGCGGCCTCGTCCATCCACTGGGCGGCAATGTCCAGGCGGTTGGCGCAAGCGGCCCATTGTTCGGCGGGATATTGCTCGCGCAACTGATCGATCAGGCTGTCCGGGGCCGGGGTCTCCTCGCGAAAGAAGCGTGCGGCCTCGGCCAGGCGGGTACGGATACGCTCACGCAGCTCCTTGGTCGCGGCATCGGTAAAGGTCACCACCAGGATCTGCGGCGGCAGCAGTTCACGACCAAAACCTGCGGGTTCTCCGCCATGGCCCAACACCAGGCGCAGATAGAGCGCGGAAATGGTGAAGGTCTTGCCGGTACCGGCACTGGCCTCGATCAATTGGCTGCCGCGCAAGGGAAACGCCAGCGCCAGGGGAGTCTGTCCAGTCATGCGTCGCTTTCCTCGCCTGGGGCCGAGCGCCAGGGCGCATCGAGCAGCGGGCGATAGAGTGTCTCGGCCCAGCCGCTGAAGGTTTCATCGGCGGTCAATGCGTTGTAGTCAGCGAACTGCCGGGCCAGGGCCGGGCTTTCACGCCGCTCGCCCTGGGTGCTCTGGCCGTCGCCATCGTAGGTCTTGCGCGCCGCGGCGGCGGCCTTGTCCGGATCGCCCTGGCCCAGCCAGGCGAAGGCAGTCTTGACCGCCACGGGCAAAGGTTGGCGCATGCCCACCTGCCAGGCTCGCAGCAACTGGGCAAGGATTTGTCGGGCCACGTCCGGCTCCAGAGGAGCCAGTAGCAAGCTGTCGTCACTGGCCACCAGCGCAGTGGTCAGGCGGTATTCACAGGCACAGGCCAGCAGATGATTGATCCAGGGCTTGATCAGGCGGTGCCATTTGCGGGTCTTGGTGGAGCCGATGGCATTGGCGATGGTAGTCACGGCCAGCAATCCACCGTCGGCCCGCTGGTGCAGGCCGCTGAGCCAGCCCTCCACTTGCACGCCTTGCAGCTCCAGGCTGACAGGCAGGGCACTGGTCAGGGGAGTGGGCCACAGGGCCAGCAGTTGCCGGTAGCGTTGCAGCAAGTCTGGCAGGGGTTCCATCAGCTCGCGCTGCAGGCATTCACCAAAGCCGGCCATCGGTAGCAGGCCACTGGCCTGCAAGCGCTGCGCCTGGGCCTGCAATGCTTGTTCAGGCGCAGCGGCATCACCCAGCGCGGCCTCCAGCAGGCTGTCGCTCAAGTTGTAGCGTTGCAGCGCATCGAGAACGAAGGGTTCTTCATCGGCCAGGGGGGCCTCCATCGCCTCGAAGAACACCTTGAGCCGCTGGCTGAAGAAATGGCGTACCGGGTGGCGCAGGAAATCCTGCAACTGTGCCAGGCTCAGCGGTTCGTCCTGGACATAGGGCTCCAGGGGCTCGACCAGGAGCTGCTCTTGGTCGGCCTGGTGCAGCACTTGCCATTCCCGGGCGTAGCTGAACAGCGGGTCGCTGTCATGAAAGTAGCGGGCACTGAAAGGCTGCAACGGGTGTTCCTGGGTGAGGGCATCCAACAGCGATTGTTCGCCATCCGCCAACTGCCAGCCGCTGGCCAGGTGGTCGCGCAACTGGCCGATCAGCACTGAAGCCGGGCGTTCGCTGTTGTCACGAATGCTACGGCCGACCCAACTGATATAGAGCTGGTCGCGAGCCGAGAGCAGGGCTTCGAGCAACAAGTAGCGATCATCCTCGCGGCGTGAGCGATCTCCTGGGCGGTAGTCGCTGCCCATCAGGTCGAAGTCCAGGGGCGGCTGGGCCCGAGGATAGTCGCCATCGTTCATGCCCAAGAGACACACCAGCTTGAAGGGGATGGCGCGCATCGGCATCAGGGTGCAGAAATTCACTGCGCCGGCCAGGAAGCGTTGGGATAGGCGCCCCTGATCGAGTCCGGCCAGCCAGGCTTCGCGCACCACGGTCAGCGGCAGTTCGTCCTGCAAACCTACCGATTCGCAGGTTTGCAGCCAGGTTTCACGCAGCTCTTCGAGCTGGCCGAGCAGGTAGTCGTCATGCTCGGTACTGGCCAGGAAGAATTGCTCCAGCAGGTTGTGCAAGCGCTCGCCCCACTGCCCCGGCACCGCGGGTTGGCAGAGCTGCTCGTAGGCCAATTGCAGCGCATCGAGCAAGGCCACCAGTGGGCCGATCAGGGCTGCATCCAGGCCACCGATTTCATCGTAGGGTTCGATCCCGTCACAAGCATCGGACCGGCCAACGGCGTAGCCCAGCAACATCCGCCGCAAGCCGAAACGCCAGCTGTTCTGCTCCAGCTCCTGGGGCAATCCCAACTCGGCCCGCTGTTGGGCATTCATGCCCCAGCGAATGCCGGCACCTTCGATCCAGCGATGCAGGGTGGGCAAGTCGGCCTCATCGACAGCAAAGCGGGCGCGCAAGGCCGGGACATCCAGCAGGTCGAGAATCTCGCTGACCGGGAAACGGCTGTCCGGCAGCTTCAACAAGTGTTCCACAGCGATCAGCAACGGATCGCGACCGCGTTGCCCCTGGTCGGCAAGGGTAAAGGGAATGAAGCGCCGGTCATCACGCTCCAGCTGGCCGAACACCGCTCGAATGTGCGGGGCGTAGCTGTCGATGTCCGGAACCATGACGA
Coding sequences:
- the recC gene encoding exodeoxyribonuclease V subunit gamma yields the protein MPDASSINPGFMVVHGNRLDELRSLVVSWMRRYPLPPLENEIALVQSNGIAQWLKLALAEDPEDDDSGGCGIAAAIDVQLPGSFMWQLYRLVLGRDEIPPKSLLDKAPLTWRLMRLLPALIDEPHFEPLHRFLTHDSDLRKRYQLAERLADLFDQYQVYRADWLEDWAAGRHQLRNVRGEPKALPPANCWQAELWRALLLDVGSAGMAQSRAGVHQRFIERINSLEATPAGLPSRVIVFGISSLPAQVLEALAGLARFSQVLLCVHNPCRHHWADIVADKDLLRHQYKRQARKTGMPLALDPQTLHQHAHPLLAAWGKQGRDYINLLDSYDDPNSYRAAFRDGRIDLFSETRPASMLQQLQDDILELRPLNETRELWSDVDPQQDPSIRFHIAHSAQREVEILHDQLLARFSADPELRPRDVIVMVPDIDSYAPHIRAVFGQLERDDRRFIPFTLADQGQRGRDPLLIAVEHLLKLPDSRFPVSEILDLLDVPALRARFAVDEADLPTLHRWIEGAGIRWGMNAQQRAELGLPQELEQNSWRFGLRRMLLGYAVGRSDACDGIEPYDEIGGLDAALIGPLVALLDALQLAYEQLCQPAVPGQWGERLHNLLEQFFLASTEHDDYLLGQLEELRETWLQTCESVGLQDELPLTVVREAWLAGLDQGRLSQRFLAGAVNFCTLMPMRAIPFKLVCLLGMNDGDYPRAQPPLDFDLMGSDYRPGDRSRREDDRYLLLEALLSARDQLYISWVGRSIRDNSERPASVLIGQLRDHLASGWQLADGEQSLLDALTQEHPLQPFSARYFHDSDPLFSYAREWQVLHQADQEQLLVEPLEPYVQDEPLSLAQLQDFLRHPVRHFFSQRLKVFFEAMEAPLADEEPFVLDALQRYNLSDSLLEAALGDAAAPEQALQAQAQRLQASGLLPMAGFGECLQRELMEPLPDLLQRYRQLLALWPTPLTSALPVSLELQGVQVEGWLSGLHQRADGGLLAVTTIANAIGSTKTRKWHRLIKPWINHLLACACEYRLTTALVASDDSLLLAPLEPDVARQILAQLLRAWQVGMRQPLPVAVKTAFAWLGQGDPDKAAAAARKTYDGDGQSTQGERRESPALARQFADYNALTADETFSGWAETLYRPLLDAPWRSAPGEESDA